The following coding sequences are from one Perognathus longimembris pacificus isolate PPM17 chromosome 13, ASM2315922v1, whole genome shotgun sequence window:
- the LOC125361525 gene encoding olfactory receptor 478-like — MDSLVEGNHTAVTEFILLGLTQDPVLRVILFIIILGIYLVTVFGNLSTILLIKVSTQLHHPMYFFLSNLAFVDLLFSSSVTPNMLVNFLVEQNRISYLGCAIQLGSVIFLGSVEGFLLAVMSYDRFVAICNPLLYSTKMSTQVCVQLLVLAYTGGFLNGLMFTLCFFSLVFCGSNRVNHFFCDFAPLVELSCSDVSVIAVAPSFSAGSVIIFTVFVIAVSYIYILITILKMRSTEGRQKAFSTCTSHLSAVTLFYGTVTFVYVLPKSSYSTDQNKVISVFYMVVIPMLNPLIYSLRNNEIKGALRRELARKIFP, encoded by the coding sequence ATGGATTCCCTGGTGGAGGGCAACCACACTGCAGTGACAGAGTTCATTTTGTTGGGATTAACCCAGGATCCAGTCCTTCGAGTCATCCTCTTCATCATCATCCTGGGCATCTACCTGGTGACTGTATTTGGGAATCTCAGCACAATCCTTCTTATCAAAGTCTCTACTCAGCTCCATCACCCCATGTACTTTTTTCTGAGCAACTTGGCTTTTGTTGACTTACTCTTTTCATCCTCTGTCACACCTAACATGCTTGTTAATTTCCTGGTGGAGCAAAATAGAATCTCCTATCTGGGTTGTGCCATCCAGCTTGGTTCTGTCATTTTCTTAGGATCAGTTGAGGGCTTTCTTCTGGCTGTCATGTCCTATGATCGCTTTGTGGCCATCTGTAATCCACTACTGTATTCAACCAAAATGTCTACCCAAGTCTGTGTGCAGCTACTTGTATTAGCTTATACAGGAGGTTTCCTTAATGGGTTAatgttcaccctttgtttcttttctttggtcttctgtggctcaaatagagtcaatcattttttctgtgattttgctCCTTTAGTTGAACTTTCCTGTTCTGATGTCAGTGTCATTGCAGTTGCTCCTTCATTTTCTGCTGGTTCTGTTATTATTTTCACTGTGTTTGTCATAGCCGTTTCCTACATCTACATCCTTATCACCATCCTGAAGATGCGCTCCACCGAGGGACGCCAaaaagccttctccacctgcacTTCCCATCTCAGTGCAGTCACTCTATTCTATGGGACAGTTACATTTGTTTATGTGTTGCCCAAGTCCAGCTACTCCACTGACCAGAACAAAGTGATATCTGTGTTCTACATGGTGGTGATCCCCATGTTGAACCCCCTGATCTACAGTCTCAGGAATAATGAGATTAAGGGGGCTCTGAGGAGAGAGCTTGCTAGAAAAATCTTTCCATAA